In Triticum aestivum cultivar Chinese Spring chromosome 5B, IWGSC CS RefSeq v2.1, whole genome shotgun sequence, the following proteins share a genomic window:
- the LOC123113433 gene encoding uncharacterized protein — translation MASLSVATLPQLAGAPAAAAAKKRSGVTYVEGMNAYSGLKGLNKVTMLGVRKSADYKFARIVASLSPAGKRRGGSFGAQCNAAGEIFQIAVVMNALTLVGVAVGFVLLRAEAAFEESEE, via the coding sequence ATGGCGTCGCTCTCCGTGGCCACGCTCCCGCAGCTGGCcggcgcgccggcggcggcggcggccaagaagAGGTCCGGCGTGACGTACGTGGAGGGCATGAACGCCTACAGCGGCCTCAAGGGGCTCAACAAGGTGACCATGCTGGGCGTGCGCAAGAGcgccgactacaagttcgccaggATCGTGGCGTCGCTGAGCCCCGCGGGGAAGCGGCGCGGGGGCTCGTTCGGCGCGCAGTGCAACGCCGCCGGCGAGATCTTCCAGATCGCCGTCGTCATGAACGCGCTCACGCTCGTCGGCGTCGCCGTCGGCTTCGTGCTGCTCCGGGCCGAGGCGGCCTTCGAGGAGTCGGAGGAGTGA
- the LOC123113432 gene encoding transmembrane protein 147, whose product MTVFHFLNCAVLTFGPHVVYYSATPLSEYDTIGTSVKAAVVYLGAALVKLVCLATFLKVPDANDSFDPYQELMKILIGFIDVAGLYFALTQLTHRNISQNHKFQAVGLGWAFADSVLHRLAPLWIGARGLEFTWEYIFQGLEANANLVMTLSLAALGSLMWLRKNKPRTLIPIIYACALLLATMPSITSYLRRSLEWQTPKVVGFELFSSLVMAFISWQLFSACQRPM is encoded by the exons ATGACGGTGTTCCACTTCCTCAACTGCGCGGTCCTCACCTTCGGCCCCCACGTCGTCTACTACTCCGCCACCCCCCT GTCAGAATATGACACGATTGGCACTAGTGTAAAAGCAGCTGTTGTTTATCTTGGAGCAGCACTTGTAAAG CTTGTTTGTTTAGCAACATTCCTCAAAGTACCTGATGCGAATGATAGCTTTGATCCCTACCAG GAATTAATGAAAATTCTAATTGGGTTTATAGATGTTGCTGGCCTTTATTTTGCTTTGACACAGTTGACCCACAGAAACATCTCCCAGAACCATAAGTTCCAGGCTGTTGGTCTTG GCTGGGCTTTTGCTGATTCAGTTCTGCACCGGCTGGCACCTCTCTGGATTGGGGCACGAGGGCTTGAATTTACTTGGGAGTACATATTCCAAGGACTTGAAGCAAATGCCAATCTT GTGATGACCCTCTCCCTTGCTGCATTAGGATCCTTGATGTGGCTGAGGAAGAACAAACCTAGGACTTTAATTCCAATTATTTATGCATGTGCTCTGCTTCTGGCAACAATGCCATCTATCACCAG TTACTTGCGGAGATCATTGGAGTGGCAGACTCCCAAGGTAGTCGGCTTCGAGCTCTTCTCCTCCCTGGTTATGGCTTTCATCAGCTGGCAGCTGTTCTCGGCTTGTCAGAGGCCGATGTAA